A genomic segment from Candidatus Methanomethylicota archaeon encodes:
- a CDS encoding glycosyltransferase, whose product MKTKNISNQANILMLLSNPAAYDPRPLKEAISLIKNGYNVIFLAWDREGNYSKFEHSKNLTVKRFKFKARYGHNPKTILGFLFYYFWCIINFFTLDFSFIHCHDADTLLCGIFIKILKRRHVKLVYDMHDHPIIFFEKFPMSPFWIKITLTLAKRYADHIIVVNDGFVNYLLKFGFNKERITVIMNVPRKSPGLMRKTFENKNKFTIFYYGNIELDRGVLNLIKVVKDLKNVRRL is encoded by the coding sequence ATGAAAACTAAAAACATTTCTAATCAAGCGAATATCCTTATGCTCTTAAGCAATCCGGCTGCATATGACCCGCGACCCTTAAAAGAAGCCATATCGTTAATTAAAAATGGATACAATGTTATATTTCTTGCTTGGGATAGAGAAGGAAACTATTCAAAATTTGAACACTCTAAAAATTTAACAGTTAAAAGGTTCAAGTTTAAGGCTCGTTATGGTCATAATCCAAAAACAATTTTAGGTTTCCTCTTCTATTATTTCTGGTGCATAATAAATTTCTTTACATTAGACTTTAGTTTTATTCATTGCCACGATGCTGATACACTGTTATGTGGCATTTTCATAAAAATTTTAAAAAGGAGACATGTCAAGCTTGTTTACGATATGCATGATCATCCAATTATATTTTTTGAAAAATTTCCAATGAGTCCCTTCTGGATTAAAATTACTTTAACACTAGCTAAGCGGTATGCAGATCATATAATAGTCGTAAATGATGGTTTCGTAAATTATCTTTTAAAATTTGGATTTAATAAAGAAAGAATAACAGTTATAATGAATGTTCCTCGAAAATCTCCAGGATTGATGCGTAAGACATTTGAAAATAAAAACAAATTCACAATTTTTTATTATGGTAATATCGAACTCGATAGAGGAGTGTTAAATCTTATTAAAGTTGTAAAAGATCTTAAAAATGTAAGAAGGTTATGA